A stretch of Pseudolysobacter antarcticus DNA encodes these proteins:
- a CDS encoding ArsR/SmtB family transcription factor, with translation MKNVSAQTAAVHNRALQKSAPIFAALGDATRLRLVAVLCAGGAMSITQLTDGTDITRQAVTKHLHVLADAGLVHNTKLGRERLWEFEPTRVDEARRALETIAQQWNLALLKLKLAVES, from the coding sequence ATGAAAAATGTTTCCGCTCAAACCGCCGCGGTGCACAATCGCGCGCTGCAAAAATCTGCCCCGATCTTTGCAGCGCTCGGTGATGCGACGCGGTTGCGGCTGGTCGCAGTGCTGTGCGCCGGCGGCGCGATGTCGATTACACAACTTACCGACGGCACTGACATCACGCGCCAGGCCGTTACCAAACATCTGCACGTGCTTGCCGATGCGGGGCTGGTACACAACACCAAGCTCGGGCGCGAGCGCTTGTGGGAGTTCGAGCCGACACGCGTGGACGAGGCGCGTCGCGCCCTCGAAACCATCGCGCAGCAATGGAATCTCGCGCTGCTGAAACTCAAGCTTGCGGTGGAAAGCTGA
- a CDS encoding phosphotransferase family protein, whose product MSDSDINFLPEVPLAAYLEKHVAGFRGPLTATKFKGGQSNPTYRIDAASGSYVLRRKPSGKLLASAHAVDREFRVLTALHGSSVPVAGPLHLCADDAVIGSMFYLMEFVPGRVLWDPALPKLASGERRAYYEAMIDILIALSRIDVAAVGLSEYGKPGNFFTRQIGRWTEQYHAAATEQIAAMDQLIAWLPKNAPPEDNRIALVHGDFRIDNLMWHRDEPTLLAVVDWELSTLGHPLADLAYFCMACRLPPGGAVLSGLAGLDRRALGIPDEAELIARYSAGTGLSAGKHWPFYLAFNFFRLAAIAQGVYKRAQQGNASSDQALQAGAMARAIAELGWQAANADNVS is encoded by the coding sequence ATGAGCGATAGCGATATCAATTTCCTGCCCGAGGTGCCTCTCGCCGCGTACCTTGAAAAACACGTCGCGGGTTTTCGCGGCCCGCTCACCGCGACCAAGTTCAAGGGTGGCCAATCCAACCCTACCTATCGTATTGACGCGGCCTCCGGCAGTTATGTGTTGCGCCGCAAACCATCCGGCAAATTGCTCGCGTCCGCACATGCGGTCGATCGCGAATTCCGCGTGCTCACGGCACTGCACGGCAGCAGCGTGCCGGTCGCAGGTCCGTTGCATCTGTGCGCGGATGACGCGGTCATCGGCAGCATGTTTTACCTGATGGAATTCGTGCCCGGGCGTGTGCTGTGGGATCCGGCTCTGCCGAAACTCGCGAGCGGCGAACGTCGTGCTTATTACGAAGCCATGATCGACATCCTGATTGCGCTTTCGCGCATCGACGTGGCGGCCGTGGGCTTGAGTGAATACGGCAAACCCGGCAACTTTTTCACGCGCCAGATCGGGCGCTGGACCGAGCAATACCACGCCGCCGCGACCGAGCAGATCGCGGCGATGGATCAGTTGATCGCGTGGCTGCCGAAAAATGCGCCGCCCGAGGACAATCGTATCGCACTCGTGCACGGCGATTTTCGCATCGATAATCTGATGTGGCATAGAGATGAGCCGACCTTGCTGGCGGTGGTCGACTGGGAGCTTTCCACGCTCGGCCATCCGCTCGCCGATCTCGCGTATTTCTGCATGGCCTGCCGCCTGCCGCCGGGCGGCGCGGTTCTGAGCGGTCTGGCCGGATTGGATCGCCGCGCGCTCGGCATTCCCGATGAAGCCGAGCTCATCGCGCGCTACAGCGCCGGCACGGGTTTGTCTGCCGGTAAACATTGGCCATTTTATCTGGCCTTCAATTTTTTCCGTCTCGCCGCGATTGCGCAAGGCGTGTACAAGCGCGCCCAGCAAGGCAACGCATCCAGCGATCAGGCGTTGCAGGCCGGCGCGATGGCGCGCGCGATCGCCGAACTCGGCTGGCAGGCGGCGAACGCCGATAACGTATCCTGA
- a CDS encoding amidohydrolase family protein: MRLILVLLATFFGASAFAQTAPSQPPLVTAFVAVNVVPMDSKRVLSRQTVLVENGKITAIGTSLPLPKNAQVIDGHGSAFLSPGLADMHTHSDTRADLLVYLANGVTTVLNMGGASSDFMDHARLASNSGKIPGPHVYASFRVDGSAQYGQFIVTTADEARWIVRLAKTNGYDFIKVYNNLSPECFQALVDEGRAQHIAIVGHGVTQVGLERQLAAGQVLVAHAEEFLYTTFAHPNDNNDSVPNPDQIPAAIAFIKRYRAFVTADLNTYSTIARQWGKPDVVEGFLQMPETRYLSPDQRIEWRAEDYVRRKGDLSAKLNFLKRFTKDMSDAGVALVAGTDAPSIPGLVPGFSLHDDLAALEQAGLDRYHALAAATRTPGELIHRSIPAAEPFGTVTLGNRADLILSEKNPLEDLSTLRKPLGVMANGKWYARNDLHALLDQVAAKYDSAFLHK; the protein is encoded by the coding sequence ATGCGACTGATATTGGTCTTGCTCGCCACGTTTTTCGGCGCATCCGCTTTTGCGCAAACCGCACCATCGCAACCGCCGCTAGTGACTGCGTTTGTCGCCGTGAACGTGGTGCCGATGGATTCCAAACGCGTGCTGTCGCGGCAAACTGTGCTGGTCGAAAACGGCAAGATCACCGCGATCGGTACATCGTTGCCGCTGCCGAAAAATGCGCAGGTAATCGACGGCCACGGCAGCGCCTTCCTGTCGCCGGGCCTCGCCGACATGCACACCCATTCCGACACACGTGCGGACCTGCTGGTCTACCTCGCCAACGGCGTGACCACGGTGCTGAACATGGGCGGCGCGAGCAGCGATTTCATGGATCATGCGCGGCTCGCCAGCAACAGCGGCAAGATTCCGGGGCCGCATGTGTATGCTAGTTTTCGAGTCGACGGCTCGGCGCAGTATGGCCAATTCATCGTCACCACCGCAGACGAAGCGCGCTGGATCGTGCGCCTTGCCAAGACCAACGGTTACGACTTCATCAAGGTCTACAACAACCTCTCGCCGGAGTGTTTTCAGGCGCTGGTCGATGAGGGTCGAGCGCAGCACATTGCCATCGTCGGCCACGGCGTGACCCAGGTCGGGCTGGAGCGTCAACTTGCGGCCGGACAGGTGCTCGTCGCGCATGCGGAAGAGTTTCTTTACACGACGTTTGCGCATCCGAACGATAACAACGATAGCGTGCCGAATCCCGATCAGATTCCCGCGGCGATCGCCTTCATCAAACGCTATCGCGCCTTCGTTACCGCCGACCTGAATACCTACTCGACAATTGCCCGGCAATGGGGGAAACCCGACGTGGTCGAGGGCTTTCTGCAGATGCCCGAAACGCGCTACCTGTCGCCGGATCAGCGCATCGAATGGCGGGCCGAGGATTATGTCCGGCGCAAAGGTGATCTCAGCGCAAAGCTGAATTTTCTGAAACGCTTCACCAAGGACATGAGTGATGCCGGTGTCGCGCTCGTGGCCGGCACCGACGCGCCGAGTATTCCTGGTCTGGTTCCGGGTTTTTCGCTGCACGACGATCTCGCCGCGTTGGAGCAGGCCGGCCTTGATCGTTATCACGCGTTGGCAGCGGCCACGCGCACGCCCGGAGAATTGATTCACCGCTCGATCCCCGCTGCTGAACCCTTTGGCACCGTCACGCTCGGCAATCGCGCCGATCTGATCCTGTCGGAAAAAAATCCTCTTGAGGATCTTTCCACGTTGCGCAAGCCACTCGGTGTGATGGCGAATGGCAAGTGGTATGCGCGTAACGATCTGCACGCGCTGCTGGATCAGGTAGCAGCAAAATACGACAGCGCTTTCTTGCACAAATAA
- a CDS encoding SRPBCC family protein codes for MNTSTDRIECKILLKAPRAKVWRALSNAEEFGKWFGIDFAGAHFSAGQPVQGRITHPGYDHLTFEILIERVEPEHLLAWRWHPAAIDQSVDYSQEPTTLVVFELKDVDGGVLLSVVETGFDQIPAARRAEAFRMNSNGWAQQMKNIESHVARN; via the coding sequence ATGAACACATCCACTGATCGTATCGAATGCAAAATCCTGCTCAAGGCACCGCGTGCAAAAGTGTGGCGGGCGCTGTCCAACGCCGAGGAATTTGGCAAATGGTTCGGCATCGACTTCGCTGGCGCCCACTTCAGCGCGGGCCAGCCGGTGCAGGGCCGCATCACCCATCCGGGCTACGATCATCTTACTTTTGAAATACTGATCGAGCGTGTTGAGCCAGAACATTTGCTGGCGTGGCGCTGGCATCCGGCCGCGATTGATCAATCGGTGGATTATTCGCAGGAGCCGACCACGCTGGTGGTGTTCGAACTCAAGGACGTAGACGGCGGCGTGTTGCTCAGCGTAGTCGAAACCGGGTTCGACCAGATTCCGGCGGCACGTCGCGCCGAAGCATTCCGCATGAACAGCAACGGCTGGGCGCAGCAGATGAAAAATATCGAGTCCCATGTCGCCAGGAACTAG
- a CDS encoding cobalamin-binding protein, translating to MSTSDPFPKRIVCLTEETTEILYSIGEQDRIVGISGFTVRPPRARREKPKVSAFISAKIGEIVALQPDLVIGFSDMQADIAAALIKCGIEVWVTNHRSVDEIIALIRRLGAMVGAYARADELACQAEQHIADIQIAAARLPQRPSVYFEEWDEPPISAIRWVAELVRIAGGDDIFPELAAESLGRARIIADSNEVIRRAPQIIIGSWCGKKFRPDKVAARAGWDVIPAVRNGDLYEIKSPIILQPGPAALFDGLDALHEIIMRVGMLSNLSNDKA from the coding sequence GTGAGCACGTCAGATCCGTTTCCAAAACGCATCGTTTGCCTGACTGAGGAAACGACCGAGATTCTCTACAGCATCGGCGAGCAGGATCGTATTGTCGGCATTTCGGGTTTCACCGTGCGCCCGCCGCGCGCGCGTCGCGAGAAACCCAAAGTCTCGGCGTTCATCAGCGCGAAGATCGGCGAGATCGTCGCGTTGCAGCCGGATCTCGTGATCGGATTTTCCGACATGCAGGCCGACATTGCCGCGGCGCTGATCAAGTGCGGCATCGAAGTCTGGGTGACCAATCATCGTTCGGTCGACGAAATCATCGCGCTGATCCGGCGCCTTGGTGCCATGGTCGGTGCGTATGCGCGGGCTGATGAACTCGCGTGCCAAGCCGAGCAACATATCGCCGATATTCAAATCGCCGCCGCGCGTTTGCCGCAGCGTCCGAGCGTGTATTTCGAAGAGTGGGACGAGCCGCCGATCAGTGCGATTCGCTGGGTCGCGGAACTTGTGCGGATCGCCGGCGGTGACGATATTTTTCCCGAGCTCGCCGCAGAATCGCTCGGTCGCGCGCGCATCATCGCCGACTCAAATGAGGTGATCCGCCGTGCGCCGCAGATCATCATCGGCTCATGGTGCGGCAAGAAATTTCGGCCGGATAAAGTCGCCGCGCGTGCAGGCTGGGATGTGATTCCGGCGGTACGCAACGGTGATCTGTACGAGATCAAATCACCGATTATTTTGCAGCCGGGTCCAGCCGCGTTGTTCGATGGACTGGATGCATTGCACGAGATCATCATGCGTGTAGGCATGCTCAGTAATCTCTCAAACGACAAGGCATAA
- a CDS encoding hybrid sensor histidine kinase/response regulator: MNDVLPSVVETYLGNLLRDRARPLVLDFDHDWQLCEIHGDAEHFGIDTTQPENSIAMLQDLFIGMPIDERADVPFVELGNGQHAHVHLIPEGEILHVLLLDASEEFQRQQMLQQAGNEAALANHNKTRAIVNLRRIREQLERQQARLEEANALKSALIATLSHDFRTPLTAIFGHLHLLEQQHAVDSPSARALRVIRRSAMYLSTLAENLLEYGRGEAGGGLVNPVSIDLVELARDLRGMFAPLADAKSLQFSVELESSEQRLPQLDEVKLKQILINLLSNAVRYTEHGKITAHISWRDNVLTIEIGDSGIGIPEEFRERIFQPFNHGAQHGSKGAGLGLSIVKRLVQQMHGELRMESEVGCGTRFHISLPSVTAAPLAVSYADTSARHRQRGLRVLIVDDDPDVADLLAALLEDFGFVVTMANQVAPDLAQIFLEAPDLLLMDVELPGISGNDAVQRLRAQGYAGRIVTLSANATERARKVAMAAGCDDFLTKPLNVEQFLGTIQRVVATA, encoded by the coding sequence ATGAACGATGTCCTGCCAAGCGTTGTTGAAACTTATCTCGGCAATCTTCTGCGCGATCGTGCGCGACCGCTGGTGCTCGATTTCGATCATGACTGGCAACTTTGCGAAATACACGGTGATGCGGAACATTTCGGCATCGATACAACGCAGCCGGAAAACAGCATCGCGATGTTGCAGGATTTGTTCATCGGCATGCCAATCGACGAGCGTGCCGACGTGCCGTTCGTCGAGCTCGGCAACGGTCAACATGCGCATGTACATCTGATTCCTGAAGGCGAAATCCTGCATGTTTTGCTGCTCGATGCGAGCGAAGAATTTCAGCGCCAGCAGATGCTGCAGCAAGCCGGCAACGAGGCCGCGCTGGCGAACCATAACAAGACTCGCGCGATCGTCAACCTGCGTCGCATCCGCGAACAACTCGAACGCCAGCAGGCACGACTCGAAGAAGCGAATGCCCTGAAAAGTGCGCTGATCGCGACCTTGTCGCACGATTTCCGCACGCCGCTCACGGCGATCTTTGGACACCTGCATTTGCTCGAACAACAGCACGCTGTCGATTCGCCCAGCGCGCGCGCCTTGCGCGTGATCCGCCGCAGCGCGATGTACCTTTCGACGCTCGCAGAAAATCTGCTTGAGTACGGCCGCGGTGAAGCCGGCGGCGGGCTGGTCAATCCGGTCAGTATCGATCTGGTCGAACTCGCGCGCGATCTGCGTGGCATGTTTGCGCCTTTGGCCGATGCAAAGTCGCTGCAGTTTTCGGTCGAGCTTGAAAGCAGTGAGCAGCGTTTGCCGCAGCTCGACGAGGTGAAGCTCAAGCAGATTCTCATCAACCTTCTTTCGAATGCGGTGCGCTACACCGAGCACGGCAAAATCACTGCGCACATCAGCTGGCGCGACAATGTGCTGACCATCGAAATTGGCGATAGCGGCATCGGTATTCCAGAGGAATTCCGCGAGCGTATTTTCCAGCCGTTCAATCACGGCGCGCAGCACGGCAGCAAAGGCGCGGGGCTTGGCCTGTCGATCGTCAAAAGGCTGGTGCAGCAGATGCACGGCGAGTTGCGCATGGAATCCGAAGTCGGCTGCGGTACGCGTTTCCATATTTCATTGCCGAGCGTGACGGCCGCACCACTGGCCGTGTCGTATGCTGATACGAGTGCGCGACATCGTCAGCGTGGTTTGCGTGTATTGATCGTCGACGACGATCCAGACGTCGCCGATTTGCTCGCGGCCTTGCTCGAGGATTTCGGTTTTGTCGTGACGATGGCGAATCAGGTCGCGCCGGATCTTGCGCAGATTTTTCTCGAGGCTCCGGATCTGTTGCTGATGGATGTCGAGTTGCCCGGTATCTCCGGCAACGACGCGGTGCAGCGCCTGCGTGCACAAGGCTATGCCGGCCGCATCGTGACGCTTTCAGCCAACGCCACGGAGCGCGCACGGAAAGTGGCGATGGCTGCCGGCTGCGATGATTTTCTGACCAAGCCGCTTAATGTCGAGCAGTTTCTCGGCACCATCCAGCGTGTGGTCGCAACGGCTTAG
- the pdxH gene encoding pyridoxamine 5'-phosphate oxidase, with amino-acid sequence MALTPEILVTFRNLLDEAKTVGEPEPTAMTLATADAAGRISARIVLLKSFDERGFVFHSNYDSIKGAQLAAHDNAALCLLWKTLRDQVQVRIEGVVEKASDAESDAYFAYRPRGSQIGAWASLQSQTLNARGDLEARIAVFEKRFAGADVPRPPNWGGYRLVPDMVEFWYGAKFRLHERVRHEYCDSRWSQRLLYP; translated from the coding sequence ATGGCGCTGACGCCGGAAATTCTCGTCACTTTTCGCAATCTGCTCGACGAAGCCAAGACTGTCGGTGAACCCGAGCCGACCGCGATGACGCTCGCGACTGCCGATGCGGCCGGTCGTATTTCGGCACGCATCGTGTTGCTGAAAAGTTTCGACGAGCGCGGTTTTGTGTTTCACAGCAATTACGACAGCATCAAGGGCGCGCAGCTCGCGGCGCATGACAATGCGGCCTTGTGCCTGCTCTGGAAAACCCTGCGCGATCAGGTGCAGGTGCGTATCGAAGGTGTTGTCGAAAAAGCCAGCGATGCCGAATCCGATGCGTATTTTGCGTATCGTCCGCGCGGTAGCCAGATCGGTGCGTGGGCATCGCTGCAATCGCAGACGCTGAATGCGCGCGGCGATCTCGAAGCGCGCATCGCCGTATTCGAAAAACGTTTTGCCGGGGCGGATGTGCCGCGCCCGCCGAACTGGGGTGGTTATCGACTCGTGCCTGACATGGTCGAATTCTGGTACGGCGCGAAATTCCGCCTGCACGAACGCGTGCGACATGAATATTGCGATAGCCGTTGGAGTCAGCGTTTGTTGTACCCGTGA